From a single Alkalihalophilus pseudofirmus genomic region:
- the esaA gene encoding type VII secretion protein EsaA, translating into MLEKTNLIKLIAMIVLILVLPSLFFSYIGQEPNKRQDNSSGQIAIVNEDLGAEFQGERVFFGQAVTASIGENSEYNYVVVGRNAAESGLERNQYDGILYLSSDFSNNILTFKEDQPERASLSYQIQPNLNARNIERVQRSLQNARSRINRQVTSIYWDVVAQEVNDIRQKFDNIVEREIAFQEAMYSFYAPNSQTIASEVERQKELLEQLLSSSTDAEATSEEAIANIETYEQQLSAFLENVQAYREYQEQQNELFMTTSLENQQLLEQGLTSYESTMYNGFDTIVRIQERPRPAFTNDGQDFSQSVSRVQGAIDGNYSVLSDLRASTGEETVNQLAGHLEDGQREMMNTFRTQRMSYSFNQLESAMLPIREELTNGSNGGGNEGGQNPPAEVDVDIPTATLASAESLTELKAQLSQLKGAIDSAASDSPSDGEEGEEGSGGQQDHLEGLRASVAALESEIEKIEGELNAQSSTQAEWERVLEELIAQIESTPQQQPNPGNPGNRAIIDKINQKEAGILGSSYLSTSRKDRLAPYFGTAIQTQDTDKLLTYYSHLSAYHEAANQSVEQEDELISDILAGSEGLTAVEETFESIQGGFNDLQSGLDQSIDDLDLLESDFEGFVEAVHTFIDEYDESVQLEQEAIVSELQEIEENANLVTLALREGIETPEVESPPVDDMSGEMIVSNQQNAMGNIEQVSNLVSSLSDRSNYVNEYTDELYEKVGSVQSRADELNNNWATNVEASQLVQNDLYSILRNAVVDGQPNPYVYDYLSNPVQISGEAPEERTNNTPPVVMLVIILVSGLIIGLFVHYFSYVPAMLNASMFVLLNIAVGLIISIYGLNIYPMHDVQAFKWTIVTILLLTATAGLVQLGLVFGLITGGLVIVGLMLFFVTPLLDLVMPNFSMNHPVSEVYMSIQFGNQSMFIPAVIVLSIVSIIAAAAAYFIRGRRLTQKEEEDLDESYEAS; encoded by the coding sequence ATGCTTGAGAAAACGAATTTAATAAAGTTAATTGCGATGATTGTCCTGATCCTTGTCCTGCCGAGCTTGTTCTTTTCTTACATTGGTCAGGAACCAAACAAGAGACAAGACAACTCTTCAGGGCAAATCGCCATTGTAAACGAAGATTTAGGAGCTGAATTTCAAGGCGAGAGGGTATTTTTTGGTCAGGCTGTAACAGCCTCTATCGGTGAGAATTCAGAATACAATTATGTGGTAGTAGGAAGAAATGCTGCCGAGTCTGGCCTTGAGAGAAACCAATATGATGGAATCTTGTATCTATCCTCTGATTTCTCAAATAATATTTTAACATTTAAAGAAGATCAGCCTGAACGAGCTTCCCTGAGCTATCAAATTCAACCAAACTTAAATGCAAGAAATATTGAAAGGGTTCAGCGTTCCCTTCAAAATGCTAGAAGCCGAATCAATAGACAAGTGACGAGTATTTATTGGGATGTAGTGGCACAAGAAGTGAATGATATTCGCCAAAAATTCGATAACATCGTAGAACGGGAAATTGCTTTCCAAGAAGCGATGTATTCCTTCTATGCACCGAATTCTCAAACGATCGCAAGTGAAGTGGAAAGACAAAAAGAGCTGCTTGAACAACTGCTCAGCTCATCTACAGATGCAGAGGCCACGTCCGAAGAAGCGATTGCCAATATCGAAACATACGAGCAGCAGCTGAGTGCATTTTTAGAAAATGTTCAAGCATATCGTGAGTATCAAGAGCAGCAGAACGAATTATTCATGACAACTAGTCTTGAAAATCAACAGCTGCTTGAACAAGGGCTTACAAGCTATGAATCTACCATGTACAACGGATTCGATACAATTGTACGAATCCAAGAACGCCCAAGACCAGCATTTACGAATGATGGTCAAGATTTTTCACAAAGTGTCTCTAGGGTACAAGGTGCGATTGATGGTAATTATTCAGTACTATCCGATTTAAGAGCTTCCACAGGCGAGGAGACTGTTAATCAACTAGCTGGTCATCTTGAAGATGGACAAAGAGAGATGATGAATACTTTTAGAACTCAGCGAATGAGTTATTCTTTTAATCAGCTAGAATCAGCTATGCTCCCAATTCGCGAGGAGTTGACCAATGGATCAAACGGAGGGGGAAACGAGGGAGGCCAGAACCCGCCTGCTGAAGTTGATGTTGATATACCAACAGCTACCCTTGCCTCCGCTGAATCATTAACTGAACTAAAAGCTCAGCTGTCACAATTAAAGGGAGCGATTGATTCAGCCGCTAGTGACTCTCCCTCAGACGGAGAAGAGGGCGAAGAAGGCAGCGGAGGTCAACAAGACCACTTAGAAGGTCTTCGTGCTTCTGTAGCTGCACTTGAGAGTGAAATTGAAAAAATAGAAGGAGAGCTAAATGCTCAATCTTCTACTCAAGCAGAGTGGGAACGAGTGTTAGAAGAATTAATTGCTCAAATCGAAAGCACACCACAGCAGCAGCCAAACCCTGGGAATCCAGGGAACAGAGCAATCATTGATAAGATCAATCAAAAAGAAGCAGGCATCCTAGGTTCTTCTTACTTATCAACCTCTCGCAAAGATCGATTAGCTCCGTATTTTGGAACGGCTATTCAGACCCAAGATACTGATAAATTATTAACGTATTACTCACATCTATCTGCGTATCACGAGGCTGCTAATCAGTCTGTGGAACAAGAAGATGAGTTAATTTCTGATATTTTAGCAGGCAGTGAAGGGCTCACAGCTGTTGAAGAAACTTTTGAATCCATTCAAGGAGGCTTCAATGATCTTCAATCGGGATTAGATCAATCGATTGATGATCTTGACCTTTTAGAAAGTGACTTTGAAGGATTTGTTGAGGCTGTTCATACTTTTATTGATGAATACGATGAAAGTGTTCAGCTTGAACAAGAGGCGATTGTAAGTGAGCTGCAAGAAATTGAGGAAAATGCGAATCTTGTCACGCTTGCGTTGCGCGAAGGTATCGAAACGCCGGAGGTTGAATCTCCTCCGGTAGATGATATGAGCGGAGAAATGATCGTATCAAATCAGCAAAATGCCATGGGCAATATTGAACAAGTATCAAACTTAGTCAGTTCGCTGTCTGATCGCTCAAATTACGTCAATGAGTATACTGATGAGTTATATGAAAAAGTAGGCTCTGTTCAATCTAGAGCAGATGAATTAAATAATAACTGGGCTACCAATGTAGAAGCCTCACAGCTTGTACAAAACGACCTTTACAGTATTCTTAGAAATGCTGTAGTGGATGGTCAGCCAAATCCTTACGTGTATGATTACCTGTCAAATCCAGTCCAAATCAGCGGTGAGGCTCCTGAAGAAAGAACAAATAATACGCCTCCAGTTGTAATGCTGGTTATTATCTTAGTGTCTGGGTTGATTATCGGATTGTTTGTACACTACTTCTCTTATGTGCCAGCCATGCTTAATGCATCAATGTTTGTATTATTAAATATCGCTGTCGGGTTAATCATTAGTATTTATGGGCTTAATATTTACCCAATGCATGATGTTCAAGCATTTAAGTGGACGATTGTAACGATCCTGCTATTAACTGCAACGGCTGGATTGGTTCAGTTAGGTCTAGTATTCGGTCTAATAACCGGCGGTCTTGTCATCGTAGGTCTAATGCTGTTCTTTGTCACACCGCTGCTTGATCTGGTTATGCCGAATTTCAGCATGAATCATCCGGTCTCTGAAGTCTATATGTCAATCCAATTTGGAAATCAATCGATGTTCATTCCAGCTGTTATTGTTCTATCTATTGTGAGTATCATAGCAGCAGCTGCTGCATACTTCATTAGAGGACGCCGTCTTACTCAAAAAGAAGAGGAAGATCTAGATGAAAGCTATGAAGCTTCTTAA
- the essA gene encoding type VII secretion protein EssA, with amino-acid sequence MKAMKLLNISAVVCLLFFLLPSLVLAEGDPIVEPQEYKERQINVDLNYYREDERVRREALSEEQRVLTFTQREMKYFNDVYDQLFHTETIEVNTITAKAERLDLFNGEAEPARQTRTEQESETGLLQISTILILIVILTIAILMLVVIPRMMKKPDKFEQLT; translated from the coding sequence ATGAAAGCTATGAAGCTTCTTAATATATCTGCCGTTGTTTGTTTACTATTTTTTCTCCTTCCGTCTTTAGTTCTGGCGGAGGGGGATCCAATAGTAGAGCCTCAGGAGTACAAGGAACGACAAATTAATGTAGATTTAAATTATTACAGAGAAGACGAACGTGTGAGGCGGGAAGCGCTGTCTGAAGAGCAAAGGGTGCTTACATTTACGCAAAGAGAAATGAAATACTTTAATGATGTGTATGACCAGCTCTTTCACACAGAGACGATCGAAGTGAACACCATAACTGCTAAAGCAGAGCGGCTCGATTTATTTAATGGAGAAGCCGAACCTGCGAGGCAGACCCGGACAGAGCAGGAATCTGAAACAGGGCTCCTTCAAATTAGTACCATTTTAATCTTAATTGTCATTCTCACGATCGCCATATTGATGCTAGTCGTTATTCCAAGAATGATGAAAAAGCCTGATAAGTTTGAGCAACTAACATAA
- a CDS encoding YwqH-like family protein, whose translation MPLTGLYLNLRQKQDELARLRSCRTELMNCREDFYSNEHLCKNPSLSSVTWAGSLADRFENLREGGLVSSYRELPGSQLDTSLQTLSSKISQTEQEIISLQQSIVAAKAAMVAR comes from the coding sequence ATGCCATTAACTGGATTATATTTGAACTTACGTCAAAAGCAGGATGAACTTGCAAGACTTAGATCATGCCGTACTGAATTGATGAATTGCAGAGAAGATTTCTATAGCAATGAGCATCTATGCAAGAATCCTAGTTTATCTTCTGTCACATGGGCAGGGAGCCTGGCAGATCGGTTTGAAAACCTACGTGAAGGCGGCCTTGTATCAAGTTACCGGGAATTGCCGGGAAGTCAGCTTGATACCTCTCTTCAAACTCTCTCATCTAAGATTTCACAGACAGAGCAAGAAATTATTTCACTTCAACAATCGATCGTTGCTGCAAAAGCCGCGATGGTCGCACGTTAA
- a CDS encoding YwqI/YxiC family protein, whose product MSEIKIIYADVEQELAKLQTAVQALDPSMPSSVGENNVLDVVDRLNQLNQQMNQMVEAYQALLLKNEEDTRQSIETMKQADQNVSSQINSK is encoded by the coding sequence ATGAGCGAAATTAAAATTATATATGCGGATGTAGAGCAAGAATTAGCAAAGCTGCAAACCGCTGTTCAAGCACTAGACCCTTCAATGCCTTCTTCAGTAGGAGAAAATAATGTCCTAGATGTAGTAGACCGCCTTAACCAGCTGAATCAACAAATGAATCAAATGGTTGAAGCATACCAGGCCCTGCTCCTAAAAAACGAAGAAGACACCCGTCAATCAATTGAAACGATGAAACAGGCCGATCAGAATGTAAGTTCGCAGATTAATAGTAAATAA
- a CDS encoding LXG domain-containing protein, producing the protein MKKLDVKDLQESIDKVLSTLDSKQEEFKLIDERIQGLLAKEQSFKGEGGKAIRSFYSEAHLPLLQYLQGFNSEYKGTLEGIKGALNTFEPASNGFIDEGFIKEDIQDGLERAKSTTVDFTNQTNNVMWKVDGIVSLPRLNEEEVIHHVQQANREALETVENLYTFDQQQKENLDLLGEKLNVLTALIADLQTMFNNKSFDISQFPQGILVFNPNYRKIIENYQAQNSMKQQILAYYGFQAHQVADYQGLEGCISPHLAVPHMYLGQLNTATDKTTTDKTDEGAGVGNLYTYYQVLKNIDFEETYGNTNVLAQGAGNYNLDIALNQSGFNLSAGASIVDTNSQNKSKGQDESEVFQRMFYANGEVQLPSLSGFNEAFSDGDLIGGKTEAAVSHSNLAHENSPVSFDMKLFYGDAHAGIENYSAGAGAGAGVAKAGLQVNPLNFFGYEVLSEVFNIDKSPYVGVNVGVGSAGASVKFGTESEIFAALGLGVGIKFGVDDVERSKEDE; encoded by the coding sequence ATGAAAAAGCTCGATGTGAAAGATCTACAAGAGAGCATAGATAAGGTGCTCTCTACTCTTGATTCCAAACAAGAGGAATTTAAACTTATAGATGAGCGTATTCAGGGCTTGCTAGCGAAAGAACAGTCCTTTAAAGGTGAGGGTGGAAAAGCGATCCGATCTTTCTATTCAGAAGCTCATTTGCCTTTACTTCAGTATTTACAAGGATTTAATTCAGAGTATAAAGGGACACTTGAAGGAATCAAAGGGGCATTAAATACATTTGAACCAGCTAGTAATGGCTTTATTGATGAAGGCTTTATTAAGGAAGATATTCAAGATGGGTTAGAGCGGGCAAAGAGTACTACAGTTGATTTCACCAATCAGACTAATAACGTCATGTGGAAAGTTGATGGGATTGTCTCCCTGCCTAGATTGAACGAAGAAGAGGTTATTCATCATGTACAACAAGCTAATAGAGAAGCTTTAGAAACGGTAGAAAACCTATATACATTTGATCAGCAGCAAAAAGAAAATCTCGACCTGTTAGGTGAGAAGTTAAATGTTCTCACTGCGTTAATCGCAGACCTGCAAACAATGTTTAACAATAAATCCTTTGATATTAGTCAGTTTCCTCAAGGGATCCTTGTATTCAATCCAAATTACCGAAAAATTATAGAAAACTACCAAGCTCAAAATAGCATGAAACAACAGATCCTTGCTTATTATGGCTTTCAAGCACATCAAGTTGCCGATTACCAAGGTTTAGAGGGTTGTATCAGTCCGCATTTAGCCGTGCCTCATATGTATCTGGGACAGCTGAATACAGCAACTGATAAGACAACAACTGATAAGACAGATGAAGGTGCTGGTGTTGGTAATCTATATACGTATTATCAAGTCTTAAAGAATATTGATTTTGAAGAAACCTATGGGAATACCAATGTGTTAGCTCAGGGTGCAGGTAACTATAATCTTGATATAGCTCTAAATCAATCGGGTTTCAATCTATCTGCAGGGGCAAGTATTGTTGATACGAACTCACAAAATAAAAGCAAGGGTCAGGATGAAAGTGAAGTGTTTCAAAGAATGTTTTATGCTAATGGAGAGGTTCAATTACCATCTCTATCAGGATTTAATGAAGCATTTTCAGATGGTGATTTAATCGGAGGGAAAACAGAGGCTGCCGTATCACATAGTAATTTGGCTCATGAAAACTCGCCTGTCAGTTTTGATATGAAACTCTTCTATGGAGATGCTCATGCTGGTATTGAAAATTATTCTGCTGGTGCAGGAGCAGGTGCGGGCGTGGCTAAGGCTGGACTTCAAGTAAACCCGCTTAATTTCTTTGGATATGAAGTTCTATCTGAAGTATTTAATATTGATAAGTCTCCATATGTAGGTGTAAATGTAGGTGTTGGAAGCGCAGGTGCATCGGTCAAATTCGGTACAGAGAGTGAAATTTTTGCAGCATTAGGGTTAGGTGTGGGAATCAAATTTGGAGTTGACGATGTAGAACGGAGTAAGGAAGATGAGTAA
- a CDS encoding DUF4176 domain-containing protein — MAQEWLPIGSVVKVRNFNKPVMIYGRKQRQEASGKVFDYVAVPYPEGNISEDFNMFFNISMIAEVYFKGFETEEELNLRNSLSEEENH; from the coding sequence ATGGCACAAGAGTGGTTACCTATAGGGTCAGTAGTAAAAGTAAGAAACTTCAATAAGCCTGTAATGATTTACGGCAGGAAACAGAGACAAGAAGCTTCCGGTAAAGTGTTTGATTATGTGGCAGTTCCTTATCCAGAAGGTAATATTTCTGAAGATTTTAATATGTTCTTTAACATTTCAATGATCGCTGAAGTTTATTTTAAAGGGTTTGAGACAGAAGAGGAACTCAATCTAAGAAACTCTCTTTCAGAAGAAGAAAATCATTAA
- a CDS encoding PEGA domain-containing protein has protein sequence MSKDQGSIKFFRGKEWYAFTRAFKLYVNGEEIGKIKRGKELIVEVSPGVHTVYASMDGFQTEEAEVTVDAGETITFQVTGSTQSFVTLKML, from the coding sequence TTGTCTAAAGACCAAGGTTCTATCAAATTTTTTAGAGGCAAGGAATGGTATGCTTTTACGCGTGCTTTCAAGCTTTATGTAAACGGAGAAGAAATAGGGAAGATCAAACGCGGGAAAGAACTAATCGTCGAAGTATCTCCTGGAGTTCATACAGTATATGCAAGTATGGACGGATTTCAAACGGAAGAGGCTGAAGTGACAGTCGATGCTGGTGAGACGATTACTTTTCAAGTGACAGGAAGTACGCAATCGTTCGTTACGCTGAAAATGTTATAA